The DNA window TATTCCGGGGAGCGTCACCCGGGGGGCTGGCGGAGGCTGTGCCAGGCGGCCTCGCCCAGCCCCTTGATCTCCTCCTCGGTCGGCGTGTGCGCCCCCGCGAACCACAGCCGGCACATCTCCTGCGCCGGGCCCAGCCACAGGACGTAGCACATGGTCGGGTGCACCGGCTGGAGCAGCCCGTTCTTCATGTGCGGCCGCCACCAGTCGGACACCTGGCGGAAGAACGCCCGCCGGGCCTCGGCGACCTCCGCCCCGCCCGGCTCCTGCTTGCGCGGGGGCCGCTCGCTGATGAGCAGCCGGGCCCGCTCGGGATGTTCGCCGGCCCAGCGCATGTGGAAGGCGACGACGGCCTCGATGCCGGCGCGCGCGTCCTCGTGCTCGGTCAGCTCCGAGAGGAAGGCCGCCTGGTAGGCGTCGAGGATCTCGGCGTAGAGGACGCCGAAGACGTGCTCTTTGCTGGCGAAGTGGTGGTAGAAGCTGCCGACGCTGACACCGCTCTCCTCGCGGAGGCTGGCCAGCGTCGTGGCCGACACCCCGTCCTGGCTGAAGCGGCGGAGGGCGCCCTCGATGATGCGGGTCCGGCCGTCGCGTCCGTTCTTGACACTCTTCACACTGTCAATGGTGTGGCAACAGAACCTTGTTCCGCAAATAGGACGGCCGGATCGATCATAGCGGTCACTTCGACCGAACCGGAGCACACCCTCATCCGGGCGTCCGGCCACACCCTGCGGACCAGCCGCAGCGCCCGGCGGTTCTCCCCCATGACGTCCATGGCGACGGTCCGCGCGCCCAGGACGAAGGCCCTGAGCAGGAGCGTACGGACCAGCCGGGGACCGAGCCCACGCCCCTGCCAGTCGTCGG is part of the Nonomuraea coxensis DSM 45129 genome and encodes:
- a CDS encoding TetR/AcrR family transcriptional regulator, producing the protein MKSVKNGRDGRTRIIEGALRRFSQDGVSATTLASLREESGVSVGSFYHHFASKEHVFGVLYAEILDAYQAAFLSELTEHEDARAGIEAVVAFHMRWAGEHPERARLLISERPPRKQEPGGAEVAEARRAFFRQVSDWWRPHMKNGLLQPVHPTMCYVLWLGPAQEMCRLWFAGAHTPTEEEIKGLGEAAWHSLRQPPG